The sequence below is a genomic window from Rudanella lutea DSM 19387.
GGTCTGATTTCGTCTTTGTGTGTGTACGCGAAGATCAACAGCATGGGCTTTATCGAGACACCGTACCGGGTGATCGAAAACGGTAAGGTGTCGCTGGAGAAACCAGTAATGTACCTGACGGCTGAGGAAGAAGATACGCACTACATTGCCCAGGCGAATGCGGGTATTGACAATAGTGGCAACTTCCAGGTTGACCGTTTGAAGGCTCGTTTTGAAGGTGACTTCCCGATGGCTGAGCCAACGAGTGTAACCTTCATGGATATTGCGCCCAACCAGATTGTATCGGTGGCTGCGTCGATGATTCCGTTCCTGGAGCACGATGATGCTAACCGGGCCTTGATGGGCTCTAACATGCAACGTCAGGCGGTTCCACTGCTTCGGCCTGAGGCCCCAATCGTGGGTACCGGTCTGGAAGGACGTGTTGCAGTTGACTCACGGGCTCTCTACATTGCCGAAGCTAACGGCGTGGTTGAGTTTGTGGATTCGACCAAGATCATGGTTCGTTACGAGCTGGATGCCGACTCGCGTCTGGTGACATTCGAAGATGAGGTGAAAACCTATAGCCTGATCAAGTTCCGCCGGACGAACCAGGATACCTGCATCAACCTGAAGCCGACTGTACTGAAAGGGCAGAAAGTAACGAAGGGCGATGTGCTTTGTGAAGGTTATGCAACACAACAGGGTGAGCTGGCGCTTGGCCGGAACATGAAAGTTGCGTTCATGCCCTGGCAGGGATACAACTTTGAGGATGCTATCGTGATCTCGGAGCGTGTAGTACGCGAAGATATCTTCACGTCTATCCACATCGAAGAATTTGAACTGGAAGTTCGCGACACGAAGCGGGGCGAGGAAGAATTGACTTCTGAAATCCCGAACGTGAGCGAAGAAACCGTTCGCAACCTCGACGAAAACGGTATTGTACGGGTAGGTACGGAGGTGAAAGAAGGCGACATCCTGATCGGTAAGATTACGCCGAAGGGAGAAAGCGATCCGACACCGGAAGAAAAACTGCTCCGTGCAATCTTTGGTGATAAAGCAGGCGACGTAAAAGATGCCTCGAAGAAAGCACCACCGTCGTTGAAAGGGGTTGTAATTGATACAAAACTGTTCTCGCGTCCGTCGAAGGAAGACCGCGGTAAGCACAAGGAAGAGATTAAGGTTCTGATGAAGAAGTTTAGTCGTGACCTGACAGCGCTGCGTAGCCGGATGATTGACAAACTGGTTGACCTGCTTGACGGCAAAACCAGCGCGGGTGTGAAGCATAAGTTTGGCGACGAAATCGTCAGCAAAGGCGTTAAGTTCAACCGGAAGAACATCACCGATAACCTGTTCCCAGACAAGAACCCGTATCGCGATGAGAGTGGCTACTCGGTTCCTGAGGAAGTCAACCTCCTGAGCGATCTGGTGCTCGAAGGCTGGACGGACGATCATCATACGAACCAACTGGCAGTGCAGGTAGTGAAAAACTACAACACGCGCCGGAACGAGGTAACGGGGCGCTTCAAGCGGGAGCGGTTTACCCTCGAAGTTGGTGACGAACTGCCGGCGGGTATCGTGAAGTTGGCGAAGGTGTACATCGCTAAGAAGCGCAAGCTGAAAGTAGGGGATAAGATGGCCGGTCGCCACGGTAACAAAGGGGTTGTTGCCCGGATTGTTCGTGACGAAGATATGCCGTTCCTCGAAGACGGAACCCCCGTGGATATCGTACTGAACCCATTGGGTGTACCTTCCCGGATGAACCTCGGTCAGATTTACGAAACCGTATTAGGCTGGGCTGGTCAGAAACTGGGCCGCAAGTATGCAACGCCGATTTTCGACGGGGCTACCGAGCAGCAGGTTGTTGACGAGCTCGATGCCGCTGGCTTGCCATCGTTTGGTCGTACCTATTTGTACAATGGTTTGACCGGCGATCGCTTTGACCAGAAAGTAACCGTGGGGATCATCTACATGCTTAAACTCGGTCACTTGGTCGACGATAAGATGCACGCCCGCTCGATTGGCCCCTACTCGCTCATTACGCAGCAGCCGCTGGGTGGTAAGGCGCAGTTTGGTGGTCAGCGTTTTGGGGAGATGGAAGTGTGGGCGTTGGAGGCCTTCGGGGCATCGAACATCCTGCAGGAAATCCTGACGGTGAAGTCGGACGACGTGGTTGGTCGGGCAAAGGCGTACGAAGCTATCGTGAAGGGTGAGAACCTGCCGAAGCCAAATATCCCTGAGTCGTTCAACGTACTTGTGCACGAGTTGCGTGGTCTAGCACTTGAAATTACACTTGAGTAAAGTTTTCAGTTTACTGTTCTCGGTTTTCAGTTGGTTGACACAAACTTGTAGCTGTGTCAGCCAACTGAAAACTGTAGACTGAAAACAGTAAACTCCACTAATTAAATCTCCAACTTCATGTCGTTCAAAAAGAACAAGAAACTCAACAGCGACTTCTCCAGCGTGACGATTAGCCTGGCGTCGCCTGAGTCGATTCTGGAGAGTTCATACGGCGAGGTGACGCAGCCTGAAACGATCAACTACCGGACCTACAAGCCGGAAATGGGTGGTCTTTTCTGCGAGCGCATCTTTGGCCCGGTGAAAGATTGGGAGTGCCACTGCGGCAAGTACAAGCGGATTCGCTACAAAGGCATTATCTGCGACCGTTGTGGTGTTGAGGTAACGGAGAAAAAAGTTCGCCGGGAGCGGATGGGCCACATCGAACTGGTGGTGCCTGTGGCGCATATCTGGTATTTCCGGAGCCTTCCAAACAAAATCGGTTATCTGCTCGGTCTTTCTACCAAGAAGCTCGATCAGATCATTTATTACGAGCGGTACATCGTTATTCAGCCGGGTGTAAAAGCCGAAGATGGTATTAACCAGCTCGACTTCCTGACCGAAGACGAATACCTCGATATTATCGACAAGCTGCCGAGCACCAATCAGCACCTCGACGACAAAGACCCGAACAAATTCATCGCCAAGATGGGGGCCGAAGCGTTGGAGATGCTGTTGTCACGGCTCGAACTCGACTCGCTTTCGTACCAGCTTCGCCATGCAGCCGCTACCGATACATCGCAGCAGCGTAAGGCTGAGGCTCTGAAGCGGTTGAAAGTAGTAGAAGCATTCCGGGAGGCTAACGGCCGGATTGAGAACCGCCCTGAGTGGATGGTGATCAAGATGGTACCGGTTATCCCGCCCGAATTGCGTCCGCTCGTCCCTCTGGACGGTGGCCGTTTCGCTACGTCTGACTTAAATGACCTGTACCGTCGGGTTATTATTCGGAACAACCGTCTGAAGCGTCTGATCGAGATCAAAGCACCTGAGGTGATTCTTCGTAACGAGAAGCGGATGTTGCAGGAGGCTGTCGACTCATTGTTCGACAACTCACGCAAGGTCAACGCTGTTCGTTCGGAGGGTAACCGTGCGCTGAAGTCACTGTCTGACATGCTGAAAGGTAAGCAGGGCCGTTTCCGGCAAAACCTGCTTGGTAAGCGTGTCGACTACTCAGGTCGTTCGGTAATCGTGGTAGGTCCCGAGCTGAAAATGCACGAGTGCGGTCTGCCAAAAGACATGGCCGCCGAGTTGTTCAAGCCGTTTATTATCCGTAAGCTCATCGAGCGGGGGATTGTGAAAACGGTGAAATCGGCTAAGAAAATCGTTGATCGTAAAGATCCGGTTATCTGGGACATTCTGGAAAACGTACTGAAAGGTCACCCTGTATTACTCAACCGGGCTCCAACGCTGCACCGTTTGGGTATTCAGGCATTCCAGCCTAAGCTGATCGAGGGTAAAGCGATTCAGTTGCACCCACTCGTGACGACGGCCTTCAACGCCGACTTTGACGGTGACCAGATGGCCGTTCACGTGCCGCTGGGTCAGGAGGCAATCCTGGAAGCGTCGCTGTTGATGCTGGCATCGCACAACATTCTTAACCCAGCCAACGGCGCGCCGATCACGGTACCGTCGCAGGACATGGTGTTGGGTCTGTACTATGTGACGAAAGGCCGCAAAACAACGCCCGAGTATCCGATTGCCGGCGAAGGCATGACGTTCTACGGTGCTGAAGAGGTGATTATTGCCATCAACGAAGGTAAAGTATCGAAGCATGCTAACATTAAGTGCCGGGTTGAGGTACGCAATGAGCAGGGTGAGCTCGAAACCAAAATCGTTGAGACGGTAGCCGGCCGGTTGCTGTTCAATCAGTTTGTACCGAAAGAGGTAGGTTTCATCAACGAACTGTTGACGAAGAAGAAACTCCAGCAAATCATTGCGCTGATCTTTAAAATCTCAGGTGTTGCCAAAACAGCGGCTTTCCTCGACGATATCAAAGAACTCGGTTTCCAGATGGCCTTCCGGGGTGGTCTGTCGATCGGTCTGAGCGACGTGATGATTCCTGAAGCGAAGCAGGGCCTTATTGAAGAGGCCAAGCAAAGCGTACAGGGTGTTTGGGATAACTACCTGATGGGTCTGATTACGGAGAACGAGCGTTACAACCAGGTAATTGATATCTGGACGCGGGTGAACTCGCGTGTAACCGAAACCCTCATGAAGCAGCTGGAAGCTGATCAGGGTGGTTTTAACTCGATCTACATGATGATG
It includes:
- the rpoB gene encoding DNA-directed RNA polymerase subunit beta, with translation MRKNFATIQPVIGYPDFLDIQIKSFKDFFQLDTPSDHRSQEGLFKVFQENFPISDSRENFVLDFIDYSVDPPKYSVDECIDRGLTYSVPLKAKLRLSNNDPDNEDFETIEQEVFLGNIPYMTEKGSFVINGAERVIVSQLHRSPGVFFSMSKHTNGTKLYSARIIPFKGSWIEFSTDVNNVMYAYIDRKKKFPVTTLLRAIGFGSDKDILDLFGLSEEIPATPANLKKAIGRRLAARVLRTWTEDFVDEDTGEVVSISRNEVLLERDSVISVDDIDVITDSGQKSVILHKEDMNVADYNIIYNTLQKDSSNSEKEAVEQIYRQLRNADAPDEQTAREIIQSLFFSDKRYDLGDVGRYRINKKLGLEVASDTKVLTTEDIVSIVKYLIGLINSKAVVDDIDHLSNRRVRTVGEQLYAQFGVGLARMARTIKERMNVRDNEDFKPVDLINARTLSSVINSFFGTNQLSQFMDQTNPLAEVTHKRRMSALGPGGLSRERAGFEVRDVHYTHYGRLCTIETPEGPNIGLISSLCVYAKINSMGFIETPYRVIENGKVSLEKPVMYLTAEEEDTHYIAQANAGIDNSGNFQVDRLKARFEGDFPMAEPTSVTFMDIAPNQIVSVAASMIPFLEHDDANRALMGSNMQRQAVPLLRPEAPIVGTGLEGRVAVDSRALYIAEANGVVEFVDSTKIMVRYELDADSRLVTFEDEVKTYSLIKFRRTNQDTCINLKPTVLKGQKVTKGDVLCEGYATQQGELALGRNMKVAFMPWQGYNFEDAIVISERVVREDIFTSIHIEEFELEVRDTKRGEEELTSEIPNVSEETVRNLDENGIVRVGTEVKEGDILIGKITPKGESDPTPEEKLLRAIFGDKAGDVKDASKKAPPSLKGVVIDTKLFSRPSKEDRGKHKEEIKVLMKKFSRDLTALRSRMIDKLVDLLDGKTSAGVKHKFGDEIVSKGVKFNRKNITDNLFPDKNPYRDESGYSVPEEVNLLSDLVLEGWTDDHHTNQLAVQVVKNYNTRRNEVTGRFKRERFTLEVGDELPAGIVKLAKVYIAKKRKLKVGDKMAGRHGNKGVVARIVRDEDMPFLEDGTPVDIVLNPLGVPSRMNLGQIYETVLGWAGQKLGRKYATPIFDGATEQQVVDELDAAGLPSFGRTYLYNGLTGDRFDQKVTVGIIYMLKLGHLVDDKMHARSIGPYSLITQQPLGGKAQFGGQRFGEMEVWALEAFGASNILQEILTVKSDDVVGRAKAYEAIVKGENLPKPNIPESFNVLVHELRGLALEITLE
- the rpoC gene encoding DNA-directed RNA polymerase subunit beta' → MSFKKNKKLNSDFSSVTISLASPESILESSYGEVTQPETINYRTYKPEMGGLFCERIFGPVKDWECHCGKYKRIRYKGIICDRCGVEVTEKKVRRERMGHIELVVPVAHIWYFRSLPNKIGYLLGLSTKKLDQIIYYERYIVIQPGVKAEDGINQLDFLTEDEYLDIIDKLPSTNQHLDDKDPNKFIAKMGAEALEMLLSRLELDSLSYQLRHAAATDTSQQRKAEALKRLKVVEAFREANGRIENRPEWMVIKMVPVIPPELRPLVPLDGGRFATSDLNDLYRRVIIRNNRLKRLIEIKAPEVILRNEKRMLQEAVDSLFDNSRKVNAVRSEGNRALKSLSDMLKGKQGRFRQNLLGKRVDYSGRSVIVVGPELKMHECGLPKDMAAELFKPFIIRKLIERGIVKTVKSAKKIVDRKDPVIWDILENVLKGHPVLLNRAPTLHRLGIQAFQPKLIEGKAIQLHPLVTTAFNADFDGDQMAVHVPLGQEAILEASLLMLASHNILNPANGAPITVPSQDMVLGLYYVTKGRKTTPEYPIAGEGMTFYGAEEVIIAINEGKVSKHANIKCRVEVRNEQGELETKIVETVAGRLLFNQFVPKEVGFINELLTKKKLQQIIALIFKISGVAKTAAFLDDIKELGFQMAFRGGLSIGLSDVMIPEAKQGLIEEAKQSVQGVWDNYLMGLITENERYNQVIDIWTRVNSRVTETLMKQLEADQGGFNSIYMMMHSGARGSREQIRQLGGMRGLMAKPQKNLQGSVGEIIENPILSNFKEGLDVLEYFISTHGARKGLADTALKTADAGYLTRRLHDVAQDVIISENDCGTLRGLQVSALKDNEDIVEPLSERILGRTTVHDVYDPLKKDADGNPLLLVASGDLITEEIAAAIDETSIETVEIRSVLTCESKKGVCSKCYGRNLATGRMVDIGEAVGVIASQSIGEPGTQLTLRTFHVGGTASNIAVDASIRAKFDGLIEFEEMRTVESEDSEGNPQTVVMGRSGEVRIVNPDDRNQVYISNNVPYGAFLRVKDGDMVKKGDELSAWDPYNAVILSELTGTVSFDAIEEGITYREEFDEQTGFQEMVIIESRDKTKNPAIVVSGVSTLLEDITEKGYNLPVGARLVVKTGQTIKAGQPLAKIPRNVGKTRDITGGLPRVTELFEARNPSNPAVVSEIDGVVTYGTIKRGNREIFIESKDGTKKKYLVPLSKFILVQDNDFVRAGAPLSDGAITPSDILAIKGPTAVQEYLVNEIQEVYRLQGVKINDKHIEAIVRQMMQKVEIIDSGDTNFLEGQVVDKWSFREENDKVMDAKVVMDAGGSETLKPGQIISSRRLRDENSSLKRRDLPIVVVRDAMPAVSQPTLMGITQASLGTESFISAASFQETTKVLSEASIRGKNDTLEGLKENVIVGHLIPAGTGVRRYQGVIVGSKEEYETITESREQFSRTKKRVTA